One genomic region from Plasmodium chabaudi chabaudi strain AS genome assembly, chromosome: 7 encodes:
- a CDS encoding dicarboxylate/tricarboxylate carrier, putative: MNNDIAAYDLESSSSPDVKKINNIKNEKSILSKIKPFGIGGMSGMFATFCIQPLDMVKVRIQLNAEGKNAIKNPFTITKNIIKDEGVLSLYKGLDAGLTRQVIYTTGRLGLFRTFSDIVKNEGEPLPFYKKCVCALAAGGIGAFLGNPADLSLIRLQADNTLPKELKRNYTGVFNAIYRITKEEGIFSLWKGSVPTIARAMSLNLGMLSTYDQSKEYLEYYLGVGMKTNLVASVISGFFAVTLSLPFDFVKTCMQKMKVDPVTNQMPYKNMLDCSYKLYKKGGISIFYASYGTYYVRIAPHAMITLVTMDYLNNLFKHI; this comes from the coding sequence atgaataatgaTATAGCGGCATATGATCTTGAATCTAGCTCTAGTCCTgatgtgaaaaaaataaataatataaaaaatgagaaaAGCATTCTTAGTAAAATAAAGCCATTTGGTATTGGGGGTATGAGTGGAATGTTTGCAACTTTTTGTATCCAACCCCTTGATATGGTAAAAGTAAGAATTCAATTAAATGCAGAAGGAAAAAATGCAATAAAGAATCCATTTactataacaaaaaatattataaaagatGAAGGTGTgttatcattatataaaggATTGGATGCTGGTTTAACTAGACaagtaatatatacaacagGAAGGTTAGGTTTATTTCGTACCTTTTCAGATatagtaaaaaatgaagGAGAGCCATTGcccttttataaaaaatgtgtttgTGCATTAGCAGCTGGAGGAATAGGGGCATTTTTAGGAAACCCAGCGGACTTATCATTAATTAGACTTCAAGCTGATAATACATTACcaaaagaattaaaaagaaaCTATACTGGTGTATTTAATGCTATATATAGAATAACAAAAGAGGAaggaatattttcattatggAAAGGATCTGTTCCAACTATTGCTAGAGCTATGTCATTAAACTTGGGTATGTTATCAACATATGATCAATCAAAAGAATATTTAGAGTATTATTTAGGAGTTGGTatgaaaacaaatttaGTGGCTAGTGTGATCAGTGGTTTTTTTGCTGTTACACTGAGTTTACCTTTTGATTTTGTTAAAACTTGtatgcaaaaaatgaaagttGATCCAGTTACTAATCAAATGccctataaaaatatgcttgATTGttcttataaattatataaaaaaggaggtatttcaattttttatgctaGTTATGGTACCTATTATGTTCGTATAGCCCCACATGCTATGATTACTTTAGTTACTATGGATTATCTAAATAATCTTTTCAAACACATATAG
- a CDS encoding DnaJ protein, putative, whose translation MKRKSVNESVSPQGSSENIENLGGKGNKGKGNNNATDIYKNKLKFMRDNIILISIILSFFVLISFKYLEEKYSIESYLEEGDSFDYYEILKCKKGDSIQKIKKSYRDLSKIYHPDSNKNCKDCDQKFRDITKAYKTLSDSRLKEAYDNSRGKVLKLIESNSINLHWKNYTDLVENSNKYWIIQVYSDTDSLSLGFSKIWEEAYDKYHDYISFGRINALTDKKLINNKVPFNVKIYPTIYILSPDGTYQIYSNIYNANIKDFQNFITNYYPNHIHNLKALNRAYDYRKNFVEIKAKGNNPAITSTYIDKNNMVILLTNKTKQSLPVKHIAFEFNNIYNTYSIKYDEIKNISNDALKQEIINSLKKLSIKKEEYIAENEKIDYFLLVSSNSKVKAIRRISSTNIKHVYADALQNSIVEINSINVDSVCSTSGARHTYCYAIIMDQINSEDNINYLKQVYKNINSSHTHYTSKLGSESSEGQLFIQPVYILRKNMTGSFLKFVRDSKINMYDAFLLDYSANSYAPINEIKNLSNYSQDKKDITFLSNIYKDIEILNFEKIPIYFQPINVNWFYNTKKTFSYKLYNLFRNITKGQIILSSIVGLILYPNFKEYGKMKYLYLSSIFGATILLTSIKDVFMLLVN comes from the coding sequence atgaaacgtAAATCAGTAAATGAAAGTGTATCACCTCAAGGGTCAAGTGAAAACATTGAGAATTTGGGTGGTAAAGGGAATAAAGGGaaaggaaataataatgctaCCGACATATATaagaacaaattaaaatttatgcgtgataatattattttgataagtattatattatcattctTTGTGTTAATATCTTTTAAATACTTGGAAGAGAAATATTCAATTGAATCGTATTTAGAGGAAGGAGATAGTTTTgattattatgaaatattaaaatgtaaGAAAGGTGATagtatacaaaaaataaaaaaaagttatcgtgatttatcaaaaatatatcaccctgatagtaataaaaattgtaaagaTTGTGATCAGAAATTTCGAGATATAACAAAAGCTTATAAAACTTTGTCTGACTCTCGATTAAAAGAAGCTTATGATAATTCAAGAGGaaaagttttaaaattaattgaaTCCAATAGTATAAATTTACATTGGAAAAATTATACCGATTTAGTTGAAAATTCCAATAAATATTGGATAATACAAGTTTATTCAGATACGGATAGTTTATCATTAggtttttcaaaaatatggGAAGAGGCTTATGATAAATATCATgattatatatcatttggTAGAATAAATGCATTGactgataaaaaattaataaataataaagtcCCGTTTAatgttaaaatatatccaaccatttatattttatcaccTGATGGAACTTATCaaatttattcaaatatatataatgctaATATTAAAGATTTTCAAAACTTTATAACTAACTATTATCCAAATCATATACACAATTTGAAAGCACTTAACAGAGCATATGATTATCGTAAAAACTTTGTAGAAATAAAAGCGAAAGGAAATAATCCCGCTATAACCAGTACTtatatagataaaaataatatggtTATTTTGCTAACgaataaaacaaaacagAGCTTACCCGTAAAACACATAGCTTttgaatttaataatatatataatacttattcaataaaatatgatgaaataaaaaatatatcaaatgaTGCATTAAAACaagaaattataaattctttaaaaaaattaagtataaaaaaggaagaatATATAGCAGAAAATGAGAAGAtcgattattttttactagTAAGTAGTAACAGTAAAGTAAAAGCAATTAGACGTATATCGTCAACTAATATTAAACATGTATATGCTGATGCATTACAAAATAGTATCGTTGAAATCAATTCTATAAATGTTGATTCAGTTTGTTCAACTTCTGGAGCTAGACACACATATTGTTATGCTATTATAATGGATCAGATAAATAGTGAAgacaatataaattatttaaaacaagtatataaaaatataaatagttcACATACCCATTATACTTCCAAATTAGGAAGTGAAAGCTCAGAGGGgcaattatttattcaacctgtatatatattaagaaaaaatatgacaggaagttttttaaaatttgttagggattcaaaaattaatatgtatGATGCATTTTTGTTAGATTATTCTGCAAATTCTTATGCTCctattaatgaaataaaaaatttgagtAACTATTCACAAGATAAAAAGGATATAACATTTCTATCAAACATTTATAAAGATATTGagattttaaattttgaaaaaatacccatatattttcaacCTATTAATGTGAACTGGTTTTataatactaaaaaaacattttccTATAAgctttataatttatttagaaatataacaaagggacaaattattttatcatcaatTGTTGgcttaatattatatcccaattttaaagaatatggaaaaatgaaatatttatatttgtctTCAATTTTTGGTGCAACAATTTTACTTACAAGCATAAAAGATGTTTTTATGTTACTCGTTAATTAG
- a CDS encoding mitochondrial import receptor subunit TOM7, putative, with amino-acid sequence MKGKRSGTLAKRFNDMTYFVAVKICDYIIRPFLCYGFTPLIFGYGLYHNNEFTANPFKFIPKILIG; translated from the exons ATGAAGGGGAAAAGAAGTGGCACCCTTGCCAAAAGGTTTAATGACATG ACATATTTTGTGGCAGTTAAGATTTGCGATTATATCATAAGGCCATTCTTGTGCTATGGCTTCACCCCGCTGATATTTGGATACGGGCTTTATCACAACAATGAATTTACAGCCAATCCTTTTAAATTCATaccaaaaatattaataggATAA
- a CDS encoding lipoate-protein ligase B, putative, whose product MIKRLLIAQLSLHILLLCNTDKIKNGKSNLKITGCKPKGLKMKANRKTHKQMYIGIVNRTNIKKYKKTQAHLNNEIFIFDFSRKLINYNLAFELQNFLHQSKIMLQHENSLNASELDKFKNFKNKLEKYDFCFILQHPPCYTLGSSANPKDILLNEANYYIEDLGDIYKNSYLYTIQNFINKYKSIKDEIDKSENYDEKKDYFQSFEKYINDQNKIPIYRINRGGKATFHGPGQLVLYFIFNLKNYPSNYAERYINLDKENYNNSDNKYTTHNNNDYPLVNEINPNPSVHVEHLFDLHKTIMNFQKVGMDIMNKFSIKTHTKDDSIGVFYNEKKLISIGLKIRKYISMHGMSLNFNVNKNFLKYLLSCGMDHSNYISLQEIDKIIEKRNIGKSQIAIHNSLLNELTANCIQSLKKNFNAKVKITNNIEDIFA is encoded by the coding sequence atgataaaaagaTTGCTTATCGCCCAATTGTCTCTACACATATTGCTACTTTGCAATAcagacaaaataaaaaatggaaaaagtAACTTGAAAATAACGGGGTGTAAACCTAAAGGACTAAAAATGAAAGCGAACAGAAAAACGCACAAACAAATGTACATAGGAATTGTTAACAgaacaaatattaaaaaatacaaaaaaacacaAGCACATttgaataatgaaatatttatttttgattttagtagaaaacttataaattataatctTGCCTTCGAATTACAAAACTTTTTACATCAATCCAAAATTATGTTACAACATGAAAACAGTTTAAATGCATCCGAATTagacaaatttaaaaattttaaaaataaacttgaaaaatatgatttttgttttatactTCAACATCCCCCATGCTATACATTAGGAAGTTCCGCAAATCCAAAAGACATACTTTTAAATGAagcaaattattatattgaaGATTTGggggatatatataaaaattcttatttatatacaattcaaaattttattaacaaatataaaagtattAAAGATGAAATAGATAAATCGGAAAActatgatgaaaaaaaagattattttcaaagttttgaaaaatatataaatgatcaaaataaaatacctATATATCGTATCAACAGAGGTGGTAAAGCAACATTTCATGGACCAGGACAATTagttttgtattttatatttaatttaaaaaattatcctTCTAATTATGCTGAAAGATATATTAACCttgataaagaaaattataataactCAGACAACAAATATACAACACACAACAACAATGATTATCCATTAGTCAATGAGATTAATCCTAATCCTTCAGTACATGTAGAACACTTATTTGATCTacataaaacaataatgaATTTCCAAAAAGTTGGTATGGatattatgaacaaattTTCAATCAAAACACACACAAAAGATGATTCAATTGGcgttttttataatgaaaaaaaacttatATCAATTGGTCttaaaattagaaaatatatatctatgCATGGTATgtcattaaattttaatgttaataaaaattttttgaaatatttattatcatgTGGTATGGATCATAGCAATTATATTTCACTACAAGAAATAGACAAAATAATCGAAAAGAGGAACATTGGAAAAAGTCAAATAGCTATACATAATTCATTGCTAAATGAATTGACAGCTAACTGTATAC